In one Oryza glaberrima chromosome 2, OglaRS2, whole genome shotgun sequence genomic region, the following are encoded:
- the LOC127761102 gene encoding pentatricopeptide repeat-containing protein At1g31920, whose translation MVGGLVLSQAQHQVGIAATSPAQAQAAEQAAFRGRDHRAPCASLDEARKAHARHVKLGLDRSPRHARPLLAACALAADWPGSMAYAASIFAALDDPEAFDYNTLMRGYVAGGGGGGRDPAAALRLFVDMVDDGVEPDSYTFPFVFKACAQLGALQEGRQLQGHLVKLGFQRDEHSQNSLISFYGKCGEADLARRAFEQMEDDEQTTASWSALLAAYTRAGRWAECVESFGAMVRAGWRPDESSMVSALSACAHLGAHDVGRSIHCALLRNTARLNTFMSTSLVDMYAKCGCIENAAAVFDAMDDKNAWTYSAMVSGLALHGDGRKALEVFDAMVREGHRPDDAVYVGVLNACSRAGLLEEGLRCFDRMRLEHKLTPNAQHYGCMVDLMARAGRLDDARALIGSMPTGPTDTAWRSLLNACRIHGNLELAERALQELERLGATNAGDYIILSDMHARAHNRDAAAARRTEAVDRGLAQAPGYSAVEVHGATHRFVSQDRSHPRADDIYEMLHQMEWQLRFEGYTPDTSELALDAGEEEKRRVVAAHSQKLAMAFGLLSTPEGAPVRVVTNLRMSKECHAYSALISEIFGREIVVRDRNRFHRFKRGACSCRNYW comes from the exons ATGGTGGGGGGTTTAGTGCTCTCCCAGGCGCAGCACCAGGTCGGGATCgccgcgacgtcgccggcgcaggcgcaggcggcggagcaggcggcCTTCAGGGGGAGGGATCACCGGGCGCCATGCGCGAGCCTGGACGAGGCGAGGAAGGCGCACGCGCGGCACGTCAAGCTCGGCCTCGACCGCTCGCCGCGACACGCGCGGCCGCTCCTCGCGGcgtgcgcgctcgccgccgactggCCCGGGAGCATGGCCTACGCGGCCTCCATCTTCGCGGCGCTCGACGACCCCGAGGCGTTCGACTACAACACCCTGATGCGCGGctacgtcgccggcggcggcggcggcggccgcgacccCGCGGCCGCGCTGCGGCTGTTCGTGGACATGGTGGATGACGGCGTCGAGCCCGACAGCTACACGTTCCCGTTCGTCTTCAAGGCGTGCGCCCAGCTCGGCGCCTTGCAAGAAGGGAGACAG TTGCAGGGACACCTCGTGAAGCTCGGGTTTCAGCGTGACGAGCACTCGCAGAACAGCCTCATCAGCTTCTACGGCAAGTGCGGGGAGGCTGACCTGGCTCGCCGCGCGTTCGAGCAGATGGAGGACGATGAGCAGACGACGGCTTCCTGGAGCGCGCTGCTCGCGGCGTACACGAGGGCCGGACGCTGGGCGGAGTGCGTCGAGTCGTTCGGCGCCATGGTGCGCGCGGGATGGAGGCCCGACGAGAGCTCCATGGTCAGCGCGCTCTCGGCGTGCGCGCACCTGGGCGCCCACGACGTCGGCCGGAGCATCCATTGCGCTCTGCTGAGGAACACCGCGAGGCTGAACACGTTCATGAGCACGTCCCTGGTGGACATGTACGCCAAGTGCGGCTGCATCgagaacgcggcggcggtgttcgACGCGATGGACGACAAGAACGCGTGGACGTACAGCGCCATGGTGTCCGGCTTGGCATTGCACGGCGACGGGCGTAAGGCGCTGGAGGTGTTCGACGCGATGGTCAGGGAGGGCCACAGGCCCGACGACGCCGTGTACGTCGGCGTGCTGAACGCCTGCAgccgcgccggcctcctcgAGGAAGGGCTCCGCTGCTTCGACCGGATGCGGCTGGAGCACAAGCTGACACCCAACGCGCAGCACTACGGCTGCATGGTGGACCTCATGGCGCGAGCGGGGAGGCTGgacgacgcgcgcgcgctcATCGGGAGCATGCCCACGGGGCCGACGGACACGGCGTGGCGGAGCCTGCTCAACGCGTGCCGCATCCACGGCAACCTGGAGCTCGCCGAGCGCGCGCTGCAGGAGCTGGAGCGCCTCGGCGCCACCAACGCCGGCGACTACATAATCCTCTCCGACATGCACGCCAGGGCCCACAAccgggacgccgccgcggcgcgccggaCGGAGGCGGTGGACAGGGGCCTCGCGCAGGCCCCCGGGTACAGCGCCGTCGAGGTGCACGGCGCGACGCACCGGTTCGTGTCGCAGGACAGGTCGCACCCGCGGGCGGACGACATCTACGAGATGCTGCACCAGATGGAGTGGCAGCTCCGGTTCGAGGGGTACACGCCCGACACGTCGGAGCTGGCGCTGGACgcaggcgaggaggagaagcggcgcGTGGTCGCGGCGCACAGCCAGAAGCTGGCCATGGCGTTCGGCCTGCTCAGCACGCCGGAGGGGGCGCCGGTGAGGGTCGTCACCAACCTCCGGATGAGCAAGGAGTGCCACGCGTACAGCGCGCTCATCTCGGAGATCTTCGGGAGGGAGATCGTCGTCAGGGACCGGAACCGGTTCCACCGCTTCAAGCGCGGCGCATGCAGCTGCAGAAACTACTGGTGA